In the Candidatus Eisenbacteria bacterium genome, one interval contains:
- a CDS encoding pyridoxal phosphate-dependent aminotransferase, translating to MSRALRRLPPTLEANPWARRVTMRRDAGDALIDLTVSNPTRVGLTLASTETLQTLTDPKGFDDRPEPRGLSSAREAVASYYAARGTPVDREAIVLTSGTSESYAHLFRLLAEPRDVVLVPSPGYPLIEPIAQLEGLEVHHYRLAWDGAWHLDLGALDKALDMAGARAKAVVVIEPNHPTGTCLSSEEREALEARLESRGLALISDEVFADFPWPPRREGFAGWLGDRRVPTFVLGGLSKCCGLPQLKLGWIALAGPRARVGALLDRLEWIADLFLTVNAPAQHALPTLLEGRAPYQARVRERLAINLAALADFARQHPEATALGGGGGWSVVLRLPSAPVNDWALALLERDVIVHPGHFYDLEQDGAIVPSLIPERATFAAGIQRIAEVLSAI from the coding sequence TTGAGCCGGGCGCTTCGCCGTCTTCCTCCAACACTCGAAGCCAATCCCTGGGCGCGCCGCGTCACCATGCGACGCGATGCCGGTGACGCGCTCATCGATCTGACCGTCTCGAACCCCACGCGGGTCGGCCTCACGCTCGCCAGCACCGAGACCCTGCAGACCCTGACCGACCCCAAGGGCTTCGACGATCGGCCCGAGCCACGCGGCCTCTCGAGCGCGCGTGAAGCAGTCGCCTCCTACTACGCCGCCCGCGGCACGCCGGTCGATCGTGAGGCCATCGTGCTCACGAGCGGCACCAGTGAATCGTATGCGCATCTCTTCCGACTGCTCGCCGAACCCCGCGATGTCGTGCTGGTGCCGTCACCGGGCTATCCGCTGATCGAGCCGATCGCCCAACTCGAAGGACTCGAAGTCCATCATTACCGTCTGGCGTGGGACGGCGCCTGGCATCTGGATCTCGGCGCGCTGGACAAAGCGCTCGACATGGCCGGCGCTCGCGCGAAGGCGGTGGTGGTCATCGAGCCCAATCATCCGACCGGCACCTGTCTCTCGTCCGAAGAACGCGAGGCTCTGGAAGCGCGGCTCGAGTCGCGCGGTCTCGCGTTGATCTCCGACGAGGTGTTCGCCGACTTTCCGTGGCCTCCGCGCCGTGAAGGATTCGCCGGCTGGCTGGGCGACCGTCGCGTGCCGACATTCGTGCTGGGCGGACTTTCGAAGTGCTGCGGGCTCCCGCAGCTCAAGCTGGGTTGGATCGCGCTCGCCGGTCCTCGGGCACGCGTCGGAGCACTGCTCGATCGCCTCGAGTGGATTGCCGACCTGTTCCTCACGGTCAACGCTCCCGCGCAGCACGCGCTGCCTACGCTGCTCGAGGGACGCGCGCCGTATCAGGCACGCGTGCGCGAGCGGCTGGCCATCAACCTCGCGGCGCTCGCCGATTTCGCTCGCCAACATCCCGAGGCGACGGCGCTCGGGGGTGGAGGTGGATGGAGCGTGGTCCTTCGCCTGCCTTCGGCGCCGGTGAACGATTGGGCCCTGGCATTGCTCGAGCGCGACGTGATCGTTCATCCCGGCCACTTCTATGACCTCGAACAAGATGGCGCGATCGTCCCGAGCCTCATCCCCGAGCGCGCGACGTTCGCGGCCGGTATTCAACGAATTGCGGAGGTTCTGTCCGCGATTTGA